Sequence from the Fundulus heteroclitus isolate FHET01 chromosome 7, MU-UCD_Fhet_4.1, whole genome shotgun sequence genome:
CTGATTTCTCCTTGCTCGCTTTAATGTCTTACGACAGATACATGGCTATATGTCGACCTCTGGTGTACCACTCCATGATGACTAAAagaaagatttgtttttatgtgtttttggcTTGGATTATTCCTTTTAACCTTATGTTTATTAGCACTGGGACAACAGCCACATCAAGGTTATGTGGCTCCCACATACCAAAGATCTATTGTGTGAACTGGTTAATTTCTAACCTTGCTTGCTCTCCCCCCATGGCTCAGGTCGTTTATCCAGCTTTTAGTTACACTTTTTATTTCGGCCACGCGATTTTCATTGTTTGGTCTTATGTTTATCTGATCAAAACCTGCCAAACATCAAAAGAGAACAAACATAAGTTCATGCAGACGTGTTTGCCACATTTACTTACTTTGATAGTGTTCCTTGGATCTGTGGCGTTTGATTTGCTGTATATGCGGTTTGGCTCAAAGGAGTTGTCGGAACATTT
This genomic interval carries:
- the LOC118563557 gene encoding olfactory receptor 49-like — translated: MLIWAVMMDNVSVITVFTLSGLSGTVSLRVTLFVLTLLCYSVIWLVNLIIIVTIIVDKSLHEPMYIFLCNLCINGLYGTAGFYPKFLHDLLSTTHLISVPGCFLQGFVLHSSVCADFSLLALMSYDRYMAICRPLVYHSMMTKRKICFYVFLAWIIPFNLMFISTGTTATSRLCGSHIPKIYCVNWLISNLACSPPMAQVVYPAFSYTFYFGHAIFIVWSYVYLIKTCQTSKENKHKFMQTCLPHLLTLIVFLGSVAFDLLYMRFGSKELSEHLQNFMAIEFLVVPPIINPLIYGFRLTQLRKRVSRFICGRSSGFR